In Microbacterium maritypicum, the following are encoded in one genomic region:
- a CDS encoding ABC transporter substrate-binding protein, with protein sequence MPFAPSLRRAAAAAAAAALAITLAACSAPAAETGSGSGDDSGLQTVTEGKLTIATGEPNYEPWFVDDDPSNGEGFEGAVANAVAEQLGYKADDIVWVRTTFDGAIAPGPKDWDINLQQFSITDDRKKAVDFSSPYYTTTQAVVAVGDSPAASATTIDELKATKVGVASGTTSYTVAKAELGEANLSVFNSVDDVVLALKGGQIDAMITDLPGAFYVVGAQLDDGVVTGQFAGADGGEEFGIVLPKGSALTSDVTDAVDALREDGTLDELQQKWLSDAVDVPVFK encoded by the coding sequence GTGCCCTTCGCTCCCTCCCTCCGCCGCGCGGCAGCCGCTGCCGCTGCCGCCGCCCTCGCCATCACCCTCGCCGCCTGCAGCGCTCCCGCTGCCGAGACCGGATCCGGCAGCGGTGACGATTCGGGCCTGCAGACCGTGACCGAGGGCAAGCTCACGATCGCGACCGGCGAGCCCAACTACGAGCCGTGGTTCGTCGACGACGACCCCTCCAACGGTGAGGGCTTCGAGGGTGCGGTCGCGAACGCGGTCGCCGAGCAGCTCGGCTACAAGGCCGACGACATCGTCTGGGTGCGCACGACCTTCGACGGCGCCATCGCGCCGGGCCCGAAGGACTGGGACATCAACCTGCAGCAGTTCTCCATCACGGATGACCGTAAGAAGGCCGTCGACTTCTCGTCGCCGTACTACACGACCACGCAGGCCGTGGTCGCGGTCGGCGACTCGCCCGCGGCATCGGCCACGACCATCGACGAGCTCAAGGCCACCAAGGTCGGCGTCGCCAGCGGCACCACCAGCTACACGGTCGCCAAGGCCGAGCTCGGTGAGGCGAACCTCAGCGTGTTCAACTCGGTCGACGACGTCGTGCTCGCCCTCAAGGGTGGCCAGATCGACGCCATGATCACTGACCTCCCCGGTGCGTTCTACGTCGTCGGTGCACAGCTCGACGACGGCGTGGTCACCGGACAGTTCGCCGGGGCCGACGGCGGCGAGGAGTTCGGCATCGTGCTGCCCAAGGGCTCGGCGCTCACCTCGGACGTGACCGACGCGGTCGACGCCCTGCGTGAAGACGGAACGCTCGACGAGCTGCAGCAGAAGTGGCTCAGCGACGCGGTCGACGTCCCCGTCTTCAAATGA
- a CDS encoding cupin domain-containing protein: protein MTQRPATAERLDLAAHPEGGWFRRTWTSPLPVETPNGPRPAATCIHYLLLPSERSEWHVVTSDELWLWHGPGRLELRLGGDGAEPGTATTVVLGPDDAAQVLVPAGVWQAARPLDADEVLVSCFVSPGFDFADWRLAESPTL from the coding sequence ATGACACAGCGCCCCGCGACCGCCGAGCGGCTCGACCTCGCCGCGCATCCCGAAGGCGGTTGGTTCCGCCGCACGTGGACGAGCCCGCTGCCCGTCGAGACGCCGAACGGCCCGCGCCCGGCGGCCACCTGCATCCACTACCTGCTGCTGCCCTCTGAGCGCAGCGAATGGCACGTCGTGACCAGCGATGAGCTCTGGCTCTGGCATGGTCCGGGCCGACTCGAACTCCGCCTCGGCGGCGACGGTGCGGAACCGGGCACGGCGACCACGGTCGTGCTCGGCCCCGACGATGCCGCCCAGGTGCTGGTTCCCGCCGGTGTCTGGCAGGCCGCCCGCCCGCTCGATGCCGACGAGGTCCTGGTCTCGTGCTTCGTGTCTCCAGGTTTCGATTTCGCCGATTGGCGTCTCGCCGAATCGCCTACTCTGTAG
- a CDS encoding amidohydrolase family protein: MTAVSVYSAGLVVPITAPPIVDGAVAVRDGRIMHVGEREWVLRSLSERGIDADEVHWPGVLTPGLVNAHSHLQYTGMASVGRGQYDGFDDWVRAFDPVYEGGCDWAADAADGAAQALRSGTTAVADVVTDRAAASALHDARLHGITYWEVMSWTNADWARTGRAQVEQALDALPTPPGTGLSPHAPYSLDIEPLLEIPDIVRERGGRIHIHLGEAAFESEFAHEHPQAWHTAGLASFQELRKAGFGTSATEFVDQLGVLGPDCHIAHGVYMSARDRAILRERRTTVALCPRSNAVIGLEEPPIAAYLREGSPIAVGTDSLSSSPSLDVLADVAELARIARSQGYTDRDLHARLLGAATLGGAHAMGIDVGPDRTGYLAVGALADLTFFDIPAGPDAVAELVEHGAGRAAATIVSGEVRFAIESFGRAAVESVPAESRPVEPASGGSA; the protein is encoded by the coding sequence ATGACCGCCGTCTCCGTCTACTCCGCCGGGCTCGTGGTGCCGATCACCGCTCCACCGATCGTCGACGGCGCGGTCGCCGTGCGCGACGGCCGCATCATGCACGTGGGCGAGCGCGAGTGGGTGCTGCGGTCGCTGTCCGAGCGCGGGATCGACGCCGACGAGGTGCACTGGCCCGGCGTGCTGACCCCGGGCCTCGTGAACGCGCACTCCCACCTGCAGTACACCGGCATGGCCTCGGTCGGCCGCGGACAGTACGACGGGTTCGACGACTGGGTGCGGGCGTTCGACCCGGTCTACGAGGGCGGGTGCGACTGGGCCGCGGATGCCGCCGACGGCGCGGCACAGGCGCTGCGCTCGGGCACGACCGCGGTGGCCGACGTGGTCACCGACCGCGCGGCGGCGAGCGCCTTGCACGACGCCCGACTGCACGGCATCACCTACTGGGAGGTGATGAGCTGGACCAACGCCGACTGGGCGCGCACCGGACGCGCGCAGGTCGAGCAGGCCCTCGACGCATTGCCCACCCCGCCCGGCACCGGCCTCTCGCCGCACGCCCCCTACTCGCTCGACATCGAGCCGCTCCTCGAGATCCCCGACATCGTGCGTGAGCGCGGCGGACGCATCCACATCCACCTCGGTGAGGCCGCGTTCGAGAGCGAGTTCGCGCACGAGCATCCGCAGGCCTGGCACACCGCCGGGCTCGCCAGCTTCCAGGAGCTGCGCAAGGCCGGATTCGGCACCAGCGCCACCGAGTTCGTCGACCAGCTCGGCGTGCTCGGGCCCGACTGTCACATCGCGCACGGCGTGTACATGAGCGCCCGAGACCGTGCCATCCTGCGGGAGCGCCGCACCACCGTGGCACTGTGCCCGCGCTCGAACGCCGTCATCGGACTCGAGGAGCCGCCCATCGCCGCGTACCTGCGCGAAGGCAGCCCGATCGCCGTCGGCACCGACTCCCTGTCGTCCAGCCCCTCGCTCGACGTGCTCGCCGATGTGGCGGAGCTCGCCCGCATCGCCCGCTCGCAGGGCTACACCGACCGCGACCTGCACGCGCGACTGCTCGGCGCCGCGACCCTCGGTGGCGCGCACGCCATGGGGATCGACGTCGGCCCCGACCGCACCGGATACCTCGCCGTCGGCGCGCTCGCGGATCTCACCTTCTTCGATATCCCGGCCGGCCCGGATGCCGTCGCCGAACTCGTCGAGCACGGGGCAGGCCGCGCCGCCGCGACGATCGTCTCCGGCGAGGTGCGCTTCGCGATCGAGTCCTTCGGGCGCGCCGCTGTCGAATCCGTACCCGCCGAATCCCGACCCGTCGAACCCGCATCCGGAGGTTCCGCATGA
- a CDS encoding adenosylhomocysteinase codes for MTDETVTAQRLVRRFARETNLLVSGRDFSVVGTDAVAEALRQLLPALGAHLGDGGVTFVTGEAPEILLDGHPLPVRKTAEDRVDAAGRHMPVSSDLARRLGEKGTVRGVRIGIAMVLEPKTAQLALLLRDAGATVAVYAHPDEIDVEVAAVLRARGIPVDGDPTLSGAAERTAAVSFLRRGFDLLLDDGSHLIRLAHEEGIATELKGAAEETTSGLTPLRLMQREGVLQIPVIAVNDALTKTSFDNRYGTGQSCVFAIADALDAAGIDIRDQPAVVVGYGPVGEGVAAHLRALGVQVAVTETDSVRALRAAHDGHRIGRLHDLAPGALVVSATGAPHTVDAEVLRTAAVVTVAGGVPHEIDLDPSTLRPYAGENGEASPFVERAGDGALVIARGGCVNLSAGEGNPIEIMDLSFAVQLFAVEHLLTHDLPAGVHPLPPEADTTIGTAALAARGEHIDERSPAQVDALREWRSPRFRGASA; via the coding sequence GTGACCGACGAGACCGTGACCGCCCAGCGTCTGGTGCGCCGCTTCGCCCGCGAGACCAACCTGCTCGTGTCGGGTCGGGACTTCTCGGTCGTCGGGACGGATGCCGTGGCCGAGGCGCTGCGTCAGCTGCTGCCGGCGCTCGGTGCGCACCTCGGCGACGGCGGCGTGACGTTCGTGACGGGCGAGGCGCCCGAGATCCTGCTCGACGGCCACCCGCTTCCCGTGCGGAAGACGGCCGAGGACCGCGTGGATGCGGCCGGACGTCACATGCCCGTCTCTTCCGACCTCGCCCGGCGCCTCGGCGAGAAGGGGACGGTGCGCGGGGTCCGCATCGGCATCGCGATGGTGCTCGAACCCAAGACCGCCCAACTCGCCCTGCTGCTGCGGGATGCCGGCGCCACGGTCGCCGTCTACGCGCACCCCGATGAGATCGACGTCGAGGTCGCGGCGGTGCTGCGTGCTCGGGGCATCCCCGTCGACGGCGACCCGACCCTCTCGGGTGCTGCCGAACGCACTGCCGCCGTGTCGTTCCTGCGCCGCGGGTTCGACCTGCTGCTCGACGACGGTTCGCACCTGATCCGCCTCGCGCATGAGGAGGGGATCGCCACAGAACTGAAGGGTGCGGCCGAGGAGACCACGAGCGGGCTCACTCCGCTTCGGCTCATGCAGCGTGAAGGCGTGCTCCAGATCCCCGTCATCGCCGTGAACGACGCCCTCACCAAGACCTCCTTCGACAACCGCTACGGCACCGGCCAGTCGTGCGTGTTCGCGATCGCCGATGCGCTGGATGCCGCGGGCATCGACATCCGCGACCAGCCCGCGGTCGTGGTCGGATACGGCCCCGTCGGCGAGGGCGTCGCCGCGCACCTGCGGGCACTCGGCGTGCAGGTGGCGGTCACCGAGACCGACTCCGTCCGCGCACTGCGGGCCGCCCACGACGGCCACCGCATCGGCCGGCTGCATGACCTCGCCCCGGGCGCGCTCGTCGTCTCGGCCACGGGCGCTCCGCACACGGTCGACGCCGAGGTGCTGCGCACGGCGGCGGTCGTCACGGTCGCGGGCGGCGTTCCGCACGAGATCGACCTCGACCCCTCGACGCTGCGACCGTATGCGGGTGAGAACGGCGAAGCCTCTCCGTTCGTCGAACGCGCCGGAGACGGGGCCCTCGTCATCGCCCGAGGCGGCTGCGTGAACCTGTCGGCCGGTGAGGGAAACCCGATCGAGATCATGGATCTGTCGTTCGCGGTGCAGCTCTTCGCCGTCGAGCATCTGCTCACGCACGACCTGCCCGCCGGCGTGCATCCGCTCCCGCCCGAGGCCGACACCACGATCGGCACGGCCGCACTCGCCGCCCGCGGTGAGCACATCGACGAGCGCAGCCCCGCCCAGGTCGACGCCCTGCGCGAGTGGCGCTCGCCGCGATTCCGGGGAGCATCCGCATGA
- a CDS encoding type II toxin-antitoxin system Phd/YefM family antitoxin, whose product MSTISVADARNNLSTVIARSQEEAVFIERRGQRAAVVVSPEQYERMIEALEDAEDVAAFDEAMAEEGPDIPWDQVKADLGWT is encoded by the coding sequence ATGTCCACGATCAGCGTCGCCGACGCGCGCAACAACCTCTCGACGGTCATCGCCCGCTCCCAGGAGGAGGCCGTGTTCATCGAGCGACGCGGTCAGCGTGCCGCCGTCGTGGTCAGCCCGGAGCAGTACGAACGGATGATCGAGGCACTTGAAGATGCCGAAGACGTGGCCGCGTTCGACGAGGCGATGGCAGAAGAAGGCCCGGACATCCCCTGGGATCAGGTGAAGGCCGACCTGGGCTGGACGTGA
- a CDS encoding type II toxin-antitoxin system RelE/ParE family toxin yields MSYRIELRPAAVRALKKVDHQDRDRIRGAIALLGENPRPPGAKALQGRDGLRVRVGNYRIIYTIDDDVLIVAVVTLGHRRDVYEQ; encoded by the coding sequence GTGAGTTATCGGATCGAACTGCGCCCCGCTGCGGTTCGAGCATTGAAGAAGGTCGACCATCAGGATCGCGACCGGATCCGCGGTGCCATCGCCCTGCTCGGCGAGAACCCCCGCCCGCCGGGAGCGAAGGCGCTGCAGGGACGCGACGGACTCCGCGTCCGCGTCGGGAACTACCGCATCATCTACACGATCGACGACGACGTGCTCATCGTCGCGGTCGTGACGCTGGGTCATCGGCGGGACGTCTACGAGCAGTAG
- a CDS encoding Abi family protein, whose translation MVEYTKPWMSIKQQIAQLQGRGLIVDDESAAEQLLEEVGYYRLTGYLYPSRESEKFIDDRGRQSTRILSSYRKDTRLEHAAALIAFDRALRLLVLEAVERIEVSLRTQVGYILGQTSAFAHLDQRCFTPAFTAPSIDTGAGVMTSKHAEWISRVDERRASSKEAFVEHFRRKYDDRMPIWALTEILELGHLAKLYRGLQNDLATRIALHYSVPSKTVLASWIASTNYVRNVAAHQARLFNRKLVDAPTRPKNNAIPVLAHLREDTAPKQDFGLYNSLAVIAYLLRSIGGYADWTRRLKELVATFPSVPHVRIDSMGFPDGWAQQGLWKTSGSS comes from the coding sequence GTGGTCGAGTACACCAAGCCTTGGATGTCTATAAAGCAGCAGATTGCGCAACTCCAGGGCAGAGGTCTGATCGTCGACGACGAATCGGCCGCTGAACAGTTGCTCGAAGAGGTTGGCTACTACCGCCTCACGGGGTATCTCTATCCATCTCGCGAGTCGGAGAAGTTCATTGATGACCGCGGTCGCCAGTCGACTCGTATTCTGAGTTCGTATCGGAAGGACACCCGTCTGGAGCATGCTGCGGCGCTGATCGCATTCGATCGCGCGCTACGCCTGCTCGTTCTCGAGGCCGTCGAACGCATCGAGGTTTCGCTTCGTACTCAAGTCGGCTACATCCTCGGCCAGACTTCGGCCTTCGCGCACCTCGATCAACGATGCTTCACTCCGGCCTTCACCGCGCCATCCATCGATACGGGCGCTGGCGTGATGACGAGCAAACATGCCGAGTGGATCAGCCGCGTGGACGAAAGGCGAGCCAGCTCGAAGGAAGCCTTCGTCGAGCACTTTCGACGGAAATACGACGATCGAATGCCGATTTGGGCACTGACCGAGATTCTTGAACTCGGCCACCTCGCCAAGCTCTACCGCGGGCTGCAGAACGATCTCGCCACTCGGATCGCCCTTCATTACTCAGTACCCAGCAAGACTGTCCTGGCCAGCTGGATCGCGAGCACCAACTATGTACGGAACGTCGCGGCACACCAGGCGCGCTTGTTCAACAGAAAGCTCGTCGATGCGCCCACCAGACCAAAGAACAATGCGATTCCCGTGTTGGCGCACCTGCGTGAAGACACAGCGCCGAAGCAGGACTTCGGCCTCTACAACTCGTTGGCCGTAATCGCGTATCTGCTGCGCAGCATCGGTGGTTACGCCGATTGGACGCGGCGCCTCAAGGAATTGGTAGCCACCTTTCCGAGTGTCCCCCACGTGAGGATCGACAGCATGGGCTTCCCCGACGGGTGGGCTCAGCAAGGCCTCTGGAAAACCAGCGGATCGAGCTAG
- a CDS encoding LLM class flavin-dependent oxidoreductase: protein MTRQIRFNAFDMNCVAHQSSGLWRHPDDRSRQYNTISYWTDLAKLLESATFDGIFIADVLGTYDVYGGTNEAAIRNGAQVPVNDPILLVSAMAAVTENLGFGITAGTAFEHPYPFARRLSTLDHLTQGRIGWNVVTGYLPSAARNMGQEDQLAHDDRYDRADEYVEVLYKLWEGSWEDDAVVEDRERGIFTDPSKVHPIGHEGKHFSVPGIHISEPSPQRTPVIYQAGASPRGVKFAAENAEAIFVAAPSKEVLAGTVKRIRDALEAAGRDRYDARIYTLLTVITAATSEEATAKHAEYLSYASPEGALTFMSGWMGVDLSQYAEDEPVGNVESNAIQSVLQHLKEEADLGREWTVGDFGRHNAIGGLGPTVVGSGVEIADELQSWVEETDIDGFNLAYAVTPGTWQDVIEHVIPVLRERGVYPNEYTPGTLRNKLQGKGDRVQDTHRAAKYRVGAFAPSV, encoded by the coding sequence ATGACCCGTCAGATCCGCTTCAACGCCTTCGACATGAACTGCGTCGCCCATCAGTCGTCCGGCCTGTGGCGGCACCCCGACGACCGGTCGCGGCAGTACAACACGATCTCGTACTGGACGGATCTGGCGAAGCTGCTGGAGAGCGCGACCTTCGACGGCATCTTCATCGCCGACGTGCTCGGCACCTACGACGTCTACGGCGGCACGAACGAGGCCGCGATCCGCAACGGCGCCCAGGTGCCCGTGAACGACCCGATCCTGCTGGTGAGCGCGATGGCCGCGGTCACCGAGAACCTCGGCTTCGGCATCACCGCGGGCACCGCATTCGAGCACCCCTACCCCTTCGCGCGCCGGCTGAGCACCCTCGACCACCTCACCCAGGGCCGGATCGGCTGGAACGTCGTGACCGGATACCTGCCCAGCGCCGCCCGCAACATGGGCCAGGAGGATCAGCTCGCGCACGACGACCGCTATGACCGCGCGGACGAGTACGTCGAGGTGCTCTACAAGCTCTGGGAGGGCTCGTGGGAAGACGACGCCGTGGTCGAGGACCGCGAGCGCGGCATCTTCACCGACCCGTCGAAGGTGCACCCGATCGGGCATGAGGGGAAGCACTTCAGCGTTCCCGGCATCCACATCTCAGAGCCGTCGCCGCAGCGCACGCCGGTGATCTACCAGGCCGGTGCGAGCCCGCGCGGAGTGAAGTTCGCGGCCGAGAACGCCGAGGCCATCTTCGTCGCCGCCCCCTCGAAGGAGGTGCTCGCCGGCACCGTGAAGCGCATCCGCGATGCCCTGGAAGCCGCCGGACGCGACCGGTACGACGCCCGCATCTACACACTGCTCACGGTGATCACTGCCGCGACGAGCGAGGAAGCGACCGCGAAGCACGCCGAGTACCTCTCCTATGCGAGCCCCGAGGGCGCGCTCACCTTCATGTCGGGCTGGATGGGCGTCGACCTCTCTCAGTACGCAGAGGACGAGCCGGTCGGGAACGTCGAGTCGAACGCGATCCAGTCGGTGCTGCAGCACTTGAAGGAAGAGGCCGACCTCGGCCGCGAATGGACCGTCGGCGACTTCGGACGCCACAACGCGATCGGCGGCCTCGGCCCCACGGTCGTGGGCTCTGGTGTCGAGATCGCCGACGAGCTGCAGTCCTGGGTGGAGGAGACCGACATCGACGGCTTCAACCTCGCCTACGCGGTCACACCCGGCACGTGGCAGGACGTCATCGAGCACGTGATCCCGGTGCTGCGCGAGCGCGGCGTCTACCCGAATGAGTACACGCCCGGCACCTTGCGCAACAAGTTGCAGGGCAAGGGAGACCGCGTGCAGGACACGCACCGCGCCGCGAAGTACCGCGTCGGGGCGTTCGCGCCGAGCGTCTGA
- a CDS encoding type II toxin-antitoxin system HicA family toxin, which yields MTKPQRYRDVSRFLRGQGWQNTRTRGSHHIWQSGDRTQTLSIPVHGDTVKAGIVRQVQTAFPNTPSAWN from the coding sequence ATGACCAAGCCGCAGAGGTACCGGGATGTCTCGCGATTCCTCCGCGGGCAAGGCTGGCAGAACACCCGCACACGCGGCAGCCACCACATCTGGCAGTCCGGAGACCGGACGCAGACGCTGTCCATCCCGGTCCACGGTGACACAGTAAAAGCCGGAATCGTCCGCCAGGTGCAGACCGCGTTCCCGAACACTCCGAGCGCATGGAATTGA
- a CDS encoding dihydrofolate reductase family protein: MARVIVHATVTLDGFLADADGGVGWMFGRPSAPEDDVVVENVMKNIGAIVGGANKTQTIDEGEIPYGGMLKVPVYLMTHSEHEPIERDGITYTFVVDDIAQAVESATQAAGDKWVSLLGGSISRQCLQLELVDELHLDVAPVLLGDGISLFAGLGQRIELERLETSAFASETHLRYRVLR, from the coding sequence ATGGCTCGAGTGATCGTCCACGCGACGGTGACCCTCGACGGGTTCCTGGCGGATGCGGACGGCGGAGTCGGCTGGATGTTCGGCCGCCCCTCCGCTCCCGAAGACGATGTCGTCGTCGAGAACGTCATGAAGAACATCGGCGCCATCGTCGGCGGGGCGAACAAGACGCAGACCATCGACGAAGGAGAGATCCCCTACGGCGGCATGCTCAAGGTGCCGGTCTACCTCATGACCCACAGCGAGCACGAGCCGATCGAACGCGACGGGATCACCTACACCTTCGTGGTCGACGACATCGCGCAGGCGGTCGAGTCCGCCACACAGGCGGCGGGCGACAAGTGGGTCAGCCTGCTCGGCGGGAGCATCTCGCGACAGTGCCTCCAGCTCGAACTCGTCGACGAACTCCACCTAGACGTCGCGCCGGTCCTGCTGGGCGACGGCATCTCGCTGTTCGCCGGTCTCGGGCAGCGCATCGAGTTGGAACGCCTCGAGACCTCGGCCTTCGCGAGCGAGACCCACCTTCGCTACCGCGTGCTCCGCTAG
- a CDS encoding DeoR/GlpR family DNA-binding transcription regulator, with the protein MLAAQRKDHLLALLERDGRVVAKAVADELGVSEDAIRRDLRELADEGRLLRVYGGALPIPAPEPPVRERAALATESKERVARAAVATVRPGSTIVLDAGTTTLAMARLLPSGIGITVITPSPAIALAVAEHSDARVIMIGGELSRHSLVTGGGLAMEAIQRLAADTFFLGATGIDPERGLTTGELDDAVTKRALASRCTETVVLASEEKIGAAARYPVLALDAVTAIVTDPADTNPLIAEVEARIGSPA; encoded by the coding sequence ATGCTGGCCGCGCAACGCAAAGACCACCTGCTCGCTCTCCTGGAGCGTGACGGACGGGTGGTGGCGAAAGCCGTCGCCGACGAGCTCGGCGTTTCGGAGGATGCCATCCGCCGTGACCTCCGAGAGCTCGCGGACGAGGGCAGACTCCTGCGCGTCTACGGCGGTGCGCTGCCGATCCCCGCTCCCGAGCCCCCGGTTCGCGAACGCGCCGCGCTGGCGACCGAGAGCAAGGAACGCGTCGCGCGCGCGGCGGTGGCCACCGTCCGCCCCGGATCGACGATCGTCCTCGACGCCGGCACGACCACGCTGGCGATGGCCCGGCTCCTTCCCTCCGGTATAGGGATCACCGTCATCACGCCGAGCCCGGCCATCGCCCTCGCCGTCGCCGAGCACTCGGACGCGCGGGTGATCATGATCGGCGGCGAACTCTCCCGACACTCGCTGGTGACCGGCGGCGGGCTGGCCATGGAGGCGATCCAGCGCCTCGCTGCCGACACGTTCTTCCTCGGCGCCACCGGCATCGACCCCGAACGCGGCCTCACCACGGGCGAACTCGACGACGCCGTCACCAAGCGCGCACTCGCTTCGCGCTGCACCGAGACAGTGGTGCTCGCGAGCGAGGAGAAGATCGGCGCTGCCGCTCGCTACCCCGTGCTGGCGCTCGACGCCGTCACCGCGATCGTCACCGACCCCGCCGACACCAACCCCCTCATCGCGGAGGTCGAAGCACGGATCGGCAGCCCGGCGTGA
- a CDS encoding MerR family transcriptional regulator — MTTAALGRRVGYSTQQVRDLERLGVIPPAERGANGYRRYAGRHETAARAYRAMAAAIGPVPARRLMPTLIGAPVGAAAERIDDLHVGLAAERSRVREALRGLDVALVEAGEDFDDADAMTIGELAQALGIRPSALRHWEQEGLVHPLRGTASTRSYGAAAITEARIVAALRAGGYGIPAISRILEHVRQHADTGEVQRILQGRLVALTRRSVALLAAAGHLHALLVDRGEGD; from the coding sequence ATGACGACGGCTGCGCTCGGTCGACGCGTGGGCTACTCGACGCAGCAGGTGCGCGACCTGGAGCGGCTCGGGGTCATCCCTCCGGCCGAGCGCGGAGCCAACGGCTACCGCCGCTATGCGGGACGGCACGAGACCGCCGCGCGCGCCTATCGTGCGATGGCGGCGGCCATCGGCCCCGTGCCCGCCCGGCGACTGATGCCGACTCTGATCGGGGCGCCGGTCGGGGCCGCGGCCGAGCGCATCGATGACCTGCATGTCGGTCTCGCGGCCGAGCGCTCCCGAGTGCGCGAGGCGCTGCGCGGTCTCGATGTCGCTCTGGTCGAAGCCGGCGAAGACTTCGACGACGCGGATGCGATGACCATCGGCGAACTCGCGCAGGCCCTCGGCATCCGCCCGTCCGCGCTCCGTCACTGGGAGCAGGAAGGGCTGGTGCATCCGCTCCGCGGCACGGCATCCACGCGGTCGTACGGCGCGGCGGCGATCACCGAGGCGCGCATCGTCGCCGCCCTGCGCGCGGGCGGCTACGGCATCCCCGCGATCTCGCGCATCCTCGAACACGTGCGGCAGCATGCCGACACGGGCGAGGTGCAGCGCATCCTCCAGGGCCGGCTGGTCGCGCTCACACGGCGCAGCGTCGCGCTCCTCGCGGCCGCCGGACACCTGCACGCCCTTCTCGTCGATCGGGGCGAGGGGGACTGA
- a CDS encoding DUF6194 family protein: MTMQEIIETVRGFDGALVVTPEAGSDFPALSWGDAYFYHAPDGRMPERTQPYGTIITKDYPDDTASALNAPGRFRVNIHVGREQVASLVPVDTAPAEVDVFQRHPLYGAAGWVCVIDPAERTSESVLDLLRQAHESARQRSQRRAR, from the coding sequence ATGACAATGCAGGAGATCATCGAAACAGTCCGTGGCTTCGACGGCGCCCTCGTCGTCACCCCCGAAGCGGGCAGCGACTTCCCTGCGCTTTCCTGGGGAGACGCCTACTTCTATCACGCACCGGACGGGCGGATGCCGGAGCGCACCCAGCCGTACGGAACGATCATCACGAAGGACTACCCCGACGACACGGCTTCCGCGCTGAATGCGCCAGGGCGGTTCCGTGTGAACATCCACGTCGGACGCGAGCAGGTGGCGTCGCTCGTCCCCGTGGATACCGCGCCGGCGGAAGTCGACGTGTTCCAGCGGCATCCGCTCTACGGCGCGGCCGGGTGGGTGTGCGTGATCGACCCCGCGGAGCGCACCTCGGAATCCGTGCTCGATCTGCTCCGCCAAGCGCACGAGTCCGCCCGGCAGCGGTCCCAGCGCCGGGCGAGGTGA
- a CDS encoding putative immunity protein: MTTVQGMTEADRRIVAVWAADCAERALPLFEAEAPDDDRARDAIARARAFARGELSAAEEIRRRFVAGRAAHSATSPAGAAAARASAQAAGVAHMGAHALGAAAYAAKAVELAHPSAPEARAEEVRWQLAALSPEASAALRALPPLGEDSAGPLGPGLLATGTLGEVTREIQQHLR; the protein is encoded by the coding sequence ATGACCACCGTGCAGGGCATGACCGAGGCCGACCGCAGGATCGTCGCCGTGTGGGCGGCCGACTGCGCCGAGCGGGCACTGCCCCTGTTCGAAGCGGAGGCGCCGGACGACGACCGCGCCCGAGACGCCATCGCCCGGGCACGAGCATTCGCCCGGGGTGAGCTCAGCGCCGCCGAAGAGATCCGTCGGCGGTTCGTCGCGGGCAGGGCCGCCCACAGTGCGACCTCGCCGGCAGGGGCTGCTGCCGCGCGGGCCTCCGCACAGGCCGCGGGCGTCGCCCACATGGGCGCCCATGCACTCGGAGCGGCGGCATACGCCGCGAAAGCCGTGGAGCTCGCGCACCCCTCGGCGCCCGAGGCACGCGCCGAAGAGGTGCGCTGGCAACTCGCCGCCCTGTCCCCTGAAGCATCCGCCGCTCTGCGCGCACTCCCCCCGCTCGGCGAGGATTCCGCGGGCCCTCTCGGCCCCGGCCTGCTCGCCACCGGCACGCTGGGCGAGGTGACCCGCGAGATCCAGCAGCACCTCCGCTGA